From a region of the Castanea sativa cultivar Marrone di Chiusa Pesio chromosome 10, ASM4071231v1 genome:
- the LOC142612470 gene encoding uncharacterized protein LOC142612470, with product MSSHVFRQLCNTLRTQYGYNGTKRVCLEKSVAMTLVVLGHASGNRVVQDRFQYSGETVHRHVATVVTLLATIMAADIIKPADRYPMKRGFLAPYKGERYHIPEFQRGEELHRPEEKFDYFHSSLRSVIERTFGVWKNKWRILRSMPPFHIHTQCRIIVATMVLHNFIRARENNNVERSKFARGTYGRSEGGHYNAMAHVISIFNEAEMKEVRDNITALICRMCPS from the exons ATGTCAAGCCATGTGTTTCGACAATTGTGTAATACATTGCGCACTCAGTATGGATATAACGGTACCAAAAGAGTTTGCTTGGAAAAGTCTGTGGCAATGACATTGGTAGTACTTGGTCATGCCTCGGGTAACAGAGTAGTGCAGGATAGATTTCAGTATTCAGGTGAGACAGTGCATCGACACGTGGCCACGGTTGTTACATTGTTAGCCACTATTATGGCAGCAGACATTATCAAGCCTGCTGATC GGTACCCTATGAAGAGAGGCTTCCTTGCACCATATAAGGGGGAGAGGTACCACATCCCCGAATTTCAGCGTGGTGAAGAGCTGCATCGTCCAGAGGAGAAATTTGATTATTTCCATTCATCACTTCGTTCGGTCATAGAACGAACTTTTGGAGTTTGGAAGAATAAATGGAGAATTTTGAGAAGTATGCCACCCTTTCATATACACACTCAATGTCGCATCATTGTTGCTACAATGGTTCTTCACAATTTCATTAGAGCACGTGAAAACAACAACGTTGAACGTTCCAAATTTGCACGGGGCACATATGGACGTAGTGAGGGAGGTCATTACAATGCCATGGCACATGTGATCTCAATCTTTAACGAAGCTGAGATGAAAGAGGTTCGTGACAATATCACAGCATTGATATGTAGGATGTGTCCATCGTAG